From the Musa acuminata AAA Group cultivar baxijiao chromosome BXJ3-1, Cavendish_Baxijiao_AAA, whole genome shotgun sequence genome, the window GAggtaatatatacatatagtaATACCATCACCTCGAATATTGTATAGTAAGTAGATTTGTTGGAGAGTAATTGTTGGAGTTGCTTTGTCACACTTAGATTTTGGCATGGAAATTGACGAGGGAAGGTGTAACTCGTCGATCATACACGCACGTCGGTGCTTCCCACACCGGTAAGGCCGCCCAAAAGAGCATCCACGTCGCCACACGGGTGATGCCTTCCTTGGAAAGGCTTTACCATATTGATACTATCCACATGCTGAAAGAAtaaggtgtaaatccaaaatataTGATGTAGAAATAATTTAGTTTAtgtattatttgatttttttttattaatttagggATAATTTGCATATGACATAAGTTGTCATGAGGTAGCATTTATTCAAGGCAATGAATatagaaaaaaaaggggaagaaattaaattcattattgatagaagattataaatcttgattaaagattttaaaattttatctatacaaatataatttttttattaatcaataatTGTAATTATctctataaatttaaaatattgaaagatttttctaaaaaaaaggtcaagaatattattttttaaagaaaagaaaatcattatatatttaatttaatataattataattatttttatttctatatatatatatttatttattctgaGCCCTTAAAAAGGTCTGGAACATTATAATAGATAACCAAAAATTGATCAATAAATTGTGTTCTTCGCATGTGTCAATGTGGGAATCGTATTTGTTTTTCTTATGGAATGATTTCATCTGTCACGTGAGAAACTTATGAAAATATGGGATCTTCATCTTCATAGTATTTTTCATTAGTTAAAACCTTCTCATCCTTTTAGTCCTtcatagtaaaaaaaatatatatttactacAATTGAGCTACCGGTAGTATGAATTACTATCATAATATTTTCTATTACTATATAAActtaaagaaaaaagaacaaatatTACAAGAGATCCTGCCTCCCATGCTGTCTTCGACAATAGATTTGAGCCTCCTAGCGATTCAGGACCCTAATTGTCGGGCGAGATCCGGATCTAAGAGACCCTGCCACCGTTGAGGAATGAAAGCTTCTTCTATGATTCCTAAAGAATTTCGTCAAAACCTGGGGCACTGTTGTGATGCCTCCTACTAGGGTTTTGCCCTCACCCTAAGATGATTGGGGTTGAAGACGGTATGTGAAATCTATGGCTTTGCGCTTGCATTCGGTAAAACTTTATATcacatttttttaaattttttttgaaagaaaTTGATCATCTCTCttttaaataaaaagaaagaataaaaattcgATACAATGAAATCAAATGGGCAATTGAGATTGAAATCAGAAGCGAGACGTATGATTTGTTGAGGGACCTTCGCCGCCCATATAAATAGGTCTTTAAATTATGCATACCAATGGACGAGGCGTTGACTTGGGATCAACTCTTGAATAGTGAACGACAAGGATAGCAACCACAATTAATGTGTATTTGGAACGAACGAAATATAGCAGCTCGTGGAGGGCTTTGGTCTTTCTTCCGGTTTGGATTTGTGttctttctttttgtcaaaaGGAATCATTTTGGATATGCATGGGATGTATGGAAGCTTCTTGTTGTTTTTTCGTCTTGATGCATACACATGCCTTTGAATTATTTGGCAGAGAGACTTAGATTGACTTGTAtctattttttttgttaaatatcaCAACTTGTAATTTATCGTACCCTAAATCTCTTACCCTTTTTGACCTCTACGTaatctcctcctcccttcttcttgttATTTCTAAATTAGTATTTCATTAGCCATCTATTTTCACTACTTTGATTTCAACTACTACAAATAATCTGATCTAAAATAGGATTCTTAAATCAATGTCTAATCTAATCAGAAAGCTTAAGGTAATATTCCATTACTTCCTTCAAACTCGATTTTTacatagaaaaagaaatataaattacaatACTGAGAGTTACAATCCATTATACATTTATTTATCATGCCTGTAATAGAAGTAACATAAGTTACAAAACAAGTAACCAAGAACAGTCTATTATGATAGTTCGATTTGAACATAGAGAGAGAACCTTGTTTCTttatcttcttcatcttccaGCTTTTACATCAAATCCCAATTTGTTCTCTAAACTATGGTACCCGACAGAATCCAAGGTAGAGCTCATGGATGATTCACCAAGCAATGCTTCACATTCCTCGGGTGCATGGTGTGTTGAAGAGACCTGTAGGAACCCTCCTAACATATGCAGTTTTTCAGCCACTTGTCTCATCGTTGGCCTTTCATCCCCATTCATGTTCAAACATTCCTTTGCAAGCTCGGCAATTTCTTGGATGACATTCATGTTTTCTTTTCCCATGATTTGATCATCTAATATCTCTTCAAGTCGGCTATCTTTCATTGCTTCAATGAAGCTTGAGGCAAGACCTTTTCCTTGACTACTCCCATCATAATAAATTGcttttttccttgtgatgagctCCACCAAAACTACTCCAAAGCTATATACATCACTCTTTGTTGTTAGTTGACGAACTAACAAGTACTCTGGGTCCAAATAACCAAGAGTTCCCTGGACCATCGTTATGAATTGGGTTTCGTCTATAGACATCATTCTCGATGCACCGAAATCTGATACCTTTGGCACGTAGTCATGATCTAGAAGTATGTTGAGCGACTTTACATCTCCATGAACTATCGGTGGGGAAGCCGATGAATGCAAGTAAGCAAGTGCTTCTGCAGATTCTCTGGCAATTCGTAGACGAGTGGTCAAGAGACTTAGTTTCCCGTCGTTGTCATGGATGAACTCGAAGAGGGTTCCATTGGGGATGAACTCATAAACCAACATGGGAATTTCTACTTCCAAGCAACAACCCAAGAGCCTTACAATGTTCTTGTGATTGATCTGAGAAAGAATAATCATCTCCCGTACGAATTCTTCACTTTGGTCCTCGGTGACTACCTTAGACCTCTTGATGGCCACTTCCCTGCCATCGTCTAGGTTTCCTTTGTAAACGGTGCCATGGCCTCCTCGCCCAAGTTCTCGACTCTTATCGAAATTAACTGTTGCTTTCTCTATATCCTCTTTGGTATATATTTTGACAGTATCGATTTGCTTTGATCTAATTTCTTCATATAATCTCAAGCCTCCATTTTGATGGAAGAATTTATCTTTTTCTCTAAGAAGCTTCCTTCTTTGAAACGCTAAGATTATGCAGAATATACAAGTAATGAACAAGACAATCCCAACACAACTGCCTGCACAAAGGGATGAGTTTTCAAAATAGAAGATTGTTACCGACGAGGCCTATTAACGAAAATTAAAAGGTTAAGAAATTTCAAGCTTTTTTTAAGAAGGATGACTTCATCGAAATAAAAACTcagattatttttttcttctgattGAAGTTTTAAGAGAAGGTTTAAAGCTAATACGGAAGGAAGGATGAGAACTTGTACCTATAACAATCTTCGTTGATGTCGGAATTCCTTGATCTCGGACACATGGTTCCGATTTAGGGTCCTTGCTGCTCTGACCTTTTGGGCAAGAGCAGCTGTAGTTGCCTGCTGTGTTGCTGCACGTTCCATGACATGGATACTGCGTTGGTAAGCTGCACTCGTCGATATCTAAGGATTGTCAAACAATCACGAGGGAAAATTGTAAGACCACATACAACAATCGAAAACAGGAGAGTTGGGGGAGAGATGCATGCTGACCTTTGCATCCATCTTGGAGGTACGGATTGCCTTGGAAACCTGTGGAGCAATTGCAGATATAGCCTTGTAAACTTTTGGAGTTGAAACATTCACTGTTGCTGCTGCGGCATGCATATGAAGAAAGGTTTCTCTTAGCCTCCTCGCAGGTCTGGTTGCCGGCTACCCAGTCCAGCAGGAGTGGGACGCCGTCCTTGTACTTGTCTCGAAAGGTGTGGTTGCGAAGGTCAGACTTGTTGAAGTAGAACCAGTCCGTGTCGGCAATGAAGGCATAGGAGCAGGGGCTGTAGTCCGTGTAGGAAGAAATATTGTCGAAAGTGGCAAACGTGACCGTAAAATTGTCCAGCTTCTCCGGGATGGTGGTCTCGCAGCAGCCGGCGCCATGGCACGATCCGCTTGCGATGCTTGCCTCTTCGTAGCAGCCGGAGACGCACCCGGCTCCCAATGTATAGTTGTCCCCGCCTATGAGGATGCCAATGACGTTGCAGCCCATGGTCCTTAACTCGTTCCTCGTGCCGGATACGCTAAACGGAAGGCCACTGAGGTTGAATGAAGATATTTGATCAGCCACCACGCCGCCGGTACTGTTGAAACAAATCCAGGCGATGTCATTCAGCATGCTTGCTTGGCCCTGGGGCAAGGATATGTTATTAACTGTAATGTTCCTCTCGCTGCCGCCCAAGAAAGCTCTGGGAATCGCGTTAACGACTTCGCAAGTGACCTCGAAGCCGTCCCTGAAACACCCATGGCCGATGCCGAAGGGGTACGGGATGCTAGTACCGCCGCATGTCGCTTTGCAACGTGGTAACAACACGTTCGGCGACGGTGGTGCCGATGCTACTGGAGTCGTTGCTTGCAGCAgcgtcaacaacaacaacaacagcagaaaCGCGAACAGTGGCTGCGTGGATCCCATTGCTTACGCTTGCTTGATATTAATGGTACCCTTCAGGCTTCCATCAGATTTATAAGCCAACAGATGGGGGAAGCGAGCTTAATTCCTTCCAAAATCGAGTGGCATAGAATAATCGCTTGATCGAATACTCGTTCTGTAGCCCAAGTGAAGAATCGTCAAGGCGAAGCCAGCACACGGCAAATACAAGAACTTTTTACGTAAATTCGATAAGACATGAAACTCCAATTAATTGGTGCCAAAAGACAAAACGAAGACTTGCCAAGAGAGTCCGTCAACGGTTGATTAAGTCAACGACAAGGATAGAAGCCGGATGGGTACGGAAGAAAATTACCAGCGTCGATTGCAAAACGCAGTGTGTCAGAAGAATCACTTGGCAGACGAGACAAAGATTTTTGTGACTTGTGATAGGTTGATCATAATGTTTCCGTGAACCAAGTTTCCCTCCTAAAGCGACACTTGAAAGCCATCTCATAAAACTATTTAGGAGACTCGGATCTGAATATTTTTTTGCCTTTATAATTTCTAGACCTATAATCTTTTAGAAATGTACACTAATAACATTTTACGCCACTATTTATTTATGTCTTTAATATTTTGCATGAGGATTAACAGAAAAGAAAAAGCTACGATATTACTAAAACATATTTAGTCGTTGAATTCAACCAAGTAAACTCTTAATAcacagtattattattattattattagcgaAAAgacaaagaaatataaaattatggTTTTGGAGCATTTTTGTAACATTACTTTCCGGCTATCATATTTTTCACGAGTCAACCTAAAATTGATTGGTGACTATTCTACATGAAAAGTCACATCATCAACATGACAGATAGTTTACATAGGTCACATCGTCGACATGAAAGATAGTTCTATCCCTGCATACTGCTCACTGATTGATATGGACGAGAGATGGAATATTTAGCTCCTCAAAGATGGTGACATGTTACTTGTACTGTGTTTTAATTATTAAGGCCAATAAAGTTTTTGATGATTATTAATTATACGAaatcttatatattatattaataatgtttttaaagaattttttattacattaaatggTGTATAAGATGCTCACATGAATTCGAATCGAGATCCATCGATTGTGAAATGGATCTCGATAGATATATTGTATTAAGCAGTTAGTCAAATGCTTGGTTGTATTTAAATTCGATCGTCCCATGAAAATTACTCTGAAagataaacaaagaagaagaaaggaaagcgAATATAAACATCGAAAGATTAAAGAGAAAGACATTGAATTTATATAGTTTTTAACGTTGTCATAATCGTCTAGTTTGTCACCTTTTTATTGACATCCTCAAACACTTTCTTTTCAGGTATAACAagttagcttctttttttttttgttgaactataataattattacttCTGCAATTTTGATCTACTGCTCTTTCCCTATTTTATAAGATCATCACTTATTCCAACGAGTATATCATTAGATTCAGTCATTTTGATATAAACTCTAATTGTTTAATTGATGATTATACTAACCGTTGTGGGTTGGTGGGCTCTCCTCACACTTGGAAATGCTTGGAAGCCAATGCCCCCCTTTTCCAGCACATAttgattcattatatatatatatatatatatatactcaaattttttataaaaattgaaAGCAAATTTAATGACATAAAATGATGTATATAATATTCACTCATGGATCTAAGTCTGAAACCTATCAATACACTAACCAATATTACCCACATGGATTTAAGTTTAAAATCTATTACTtgtataataatgcacaaacaaacttgcaaaactcaataaAGATTAAAAGAATTAATTAGATCGCTTACTCTAATTTAAAAGAAGATGTTATTTATATAACATGTGAAATTTTTAAGGGACTGGTAAAACTATAGATcatacttttttattttattctatcacattttttaatttttttctgaaaGAAATTGGATATCCCTCTTTTAAATAAAAACAAAGAATAAGATATTTGATCCAATCAAATCCAATGGGCAATTGAGATTAAAAGCACAAGCGAGATGTATGGTTTTTTTAGGGACCTTCACCACCATATAAATGTTGGAAAAATTTattatagtaaaatattttttttctttttatgtattaaaataagcttctcatcaaaatattaaccataGTAGTATAAAtagtgttaggaaatcttggggacgacataacatgaagaacaagaaaataaaatccttaattttttaaaaagatgttcgttgtcgtgcgaagattgatgctcaAAAATTCgcgaaacaaactgcgtatagaatagattgtgttacctagagagatcgtatatccctgtttccttgcagatctctaggagagggtgaaggagatcaagctctagcctatgaaccactgaatccctcctatttatagaggtcccctgtcaaaccctaatggatcctcccatagtgggtattggatctgcatccaattacctaagccttttaaattagtggatatctatccaataatctctcatgggctcttattggatctcgtccatgggatccaataattcatgagcttattagatatccaataaaataggggttccgacggatatctcatatctgaacctctactcatcgcaatgcctcccatatgtgtgtgaccttttaggcccaatatcgagctagccgtgggtcatacctgtcagaacttcttctaactcagtgaattattatctatataataattcactcgacttatcgactacgaacgtactaggccactacgccgtagtccccaaacgatacaggggaatccaatccattggacctgtctgtcctccattaccgtgtacttatagtctctcatccatctaatatcccagagaccgtatatcgggcatggtgttgtcagactaatacggtttcttctcgagtctctctctaatcgaattctcccggagaactctttctctctcaattcgaatgacgctGGCtatggatttgtctaagcaagaacacatgggatattcctcacatgacaccgagagtggatgatcctttatcgacacttaatagcctttgtaaggtcgattgtcactcccaatgactagttatactagatctgggacatccaaacctataaatctggtatcaaagagtggagcactcatataggacatccttggtgtctcaaatttaaggaccagatacaccactaagactacggaatcgctgtttgacaataagacatcatcatccATTCAGTAttctataagtggatcaatcagtgaactcattctccaatgagcacttgtactgtattcctagtgtcctcatacgagcagctatgagatcaactgcatccatcatatggatgggtatacagtatattagtctgtctggttatctcgatatccctctcgagtaacctatgaccgggattatttatgatctgtgtttaaaggtgaatcggtctcattatcgtgatctcattatgatccgatttccattacacagatccaatgacatcataatatatatatttatttatatatgcaatagtcaatataaagtgataaatatcataatataataagcaaaaaaaattagtgtcaagtcacacgtgccatcacttgatTGACTTGAGCACTTATGACTATCAAAtagtagaataataaatcaatcacaaagtgagacactaaatttttacataaaaaatctaatattaaaaaaatcatatgaccATAATCCACTTTAAAAtttcactatcaccaataataataataataggtttataataaatattttttagaataatcagaggatcataataacattaagAACACATATCTCGGTTCAACATTAACATGCCATCGTCACCATAggtgaatttcatgaaaaaataatttagatCTCTCAAAATGGGTATAGTAGAAAAGTATAGAGAATAAACTATATATTGATATCattaagattataaaatttattataaaaatcattCACATAAAATTTAGGTCAAAATCGATAAAATTTAGCCGTTCAATCTAACAAAAAGCTTcgaaactctttctttctcaatcttctctttctttcttttctgtgcCGCTACAGTTCATCACACGTACTTATTCGCACACCCCTCTCTGTCTCCGCTTCGTTTTTTTGTTTGGTCAGATTTGGGCTCAATGCCCAAATCAATCGGTCCAAGCCCAACCATGGGCCGGACCCAATAATAAATAGATCTTTAAATTATCCATACAATGGACGAGGCGTTGACTTGGGATCAACTGTTGAATAGTGAACGACAAGGATAGCAACCACAATTAATGTGTATTTGGAACGAACGAAATATAGCAGCTCGTGGAGGGCTTGGTCTTTCTTCCGGTTTGGATTtgtgttctttcttttttgccAAAAGGAATCATCGTGGATATGCATGGGATGTATGGAAGCTTCTTGTTGTTTTTTCGTCTTGATGCATACACATGCCTTTGAATTATTTGGCAGAGACTTAGGTTGACTTGTATCTAATTTTTGTTAAATATCACAACTTGTAATTTATCGTACCTAAATCTCTTAGCCTATTATACCTCTGCCTaatctcctcctcccttcttcttgttACTTATAGATTAGTATTTCATTAGCCATCTATTTTCACTACTTTGATTTCAACTACAACAAATAATTTTGCCTTAAATAGGACTCTTAAATCAATGTCTAATCTAATCAGAAAGCTTAAGTTAATATTCCATTACTTCCTTCAAACTCGATTTTTacatagaaaaagaaatataaattacaatATTGAGAGTTACAATCCATTATACTTTTATTTATCATGTCTGTGATAGAAGTAAAATAAGTTACAAAACAAGCAACCAATATCAGTCTATTCTGCGAGTTCGATTTGAGCATAGAGAGAGAACCTACTTTCTttatcttcttcatcttccaGCTTTTACATCAAATCCGAATTTGTTCTCTAAACTGTGGTACCCGACAGAATCCAAGGTAGAGCTCATAGATGATTCACCAAGCAATGCTTCACATTCCTCGGGTGCATGGTGTGTTGAAGAGACCTGTAGGAACCCTCCTAACATATGCAGTTTCTCAGCCACTTCTCTCATTGTAGGTCGTTCATCCCCGTTCATGTTCAAACATTCCTTCGCAAGTTCGGCAATTTCTTGAATGACATCCATGTTTTCTTTTCCCATGATTTGATCATCCAATATCTCTACAAGTCGACTATCTTTCATTGCTTCAACGAAGCTGAAGACAAGAGCTTTTCCTTGACTACTCCCATCATAATAAATTGcctttttccttgtgatgagctCCACCAAAATTACTCCAAAGCTATATACATCACTCTTTGCTGTTAGTTGACGAACTAGAAAGTATTCCGGGTCCAAATAACCAAGAGTTCCTTGGACCATCGTTATGAATTGGGTTTCGTCAATAGACATCATCCTCGATGCACCGAAATCTGATACCTTTGGCACATAGTTATGATCTAAAAGTATGTTGAGCGACTTCACATCTCCATGAATGATCGGAGGGGATGCCGATGAATGCAAGTAAGCAAGTGCTTCTGCAGATTCTCTAGCTATTCGTAGACGAGTAGTCAAGGGAATTAGTTTCCCATCGTTGCCATGGACGAAGTTGAAGAGAGTTCCATTGGGGATGAACTCATAAACCAACATGGGAATTTCCACTTCCAAGCAACAACCCAAGAGCTTTACAATGTTTTTGTGATTGATCTGAGAAAGAATAATCATCTCCCATACGAATTCTTCACTTTGGTCCTCAGTGACCACCTTAGACCTCTTGATGGCCACTTCCCTACCATCATCTAGGTTTCCTTTGTAAACGGTGCCATGGCCTCCTCGCCCAAGTTCTAGACTCTTATCGAAATTATCTGTTGCCTTCTCTAGATCCTCTTTGGTGTATATTTTGACAGTATCAATTTGCTTTGATCTGATTTCTTCGTATAACCTCAAGCCTCCATTTTGCTGAAAGAATTTATCTTTTTCTCTAAGAAGCTTCTTTCTTTGAAATGCTAAAATTATGCAGAAGATGCAAGTAATGAACGAGACAAGCCCAACACAACTACCTGCACAAAGGGATGAGTTTCATGTTAATTATTTTGTAAACTCTTCCATAGATCGAATTACAAGTTTCGAAAATTAAAATTTGTTACCGACGAGGCCTATAAATGAAAAGTAAtaggataaaaaaatttcaagcttTGTTTAAGTAGAACGACTTATTCAAATAAAAACTCGAAtaggaatagatttttttttcttctgattgaAGTCTTAATGGAAGGTTTAAGCTAATATGGAAGGAAGGATGAGAACTTGTACCTATAACAATCTTCGTTGATGTTGGAATTCCTTGATCTCGGACACATGGTTCCGATTTAGGGTCCTTGCTGCTGTGACCTTTTCGGCATGAGCAGCTGTAGTTGCCTGCTGTGTTGCTGCACGTTCCATGACATGTATACAGATTTGGTGAGCTGCACTCGTCGATGTCTAAGGATTGTCAAAGAATCACAGGGGAAAAGTGTAAGACCATATACAACAATCGAAAACAGGAGAGTTGGGGGACAGATGCATGCTGACCTTTGCATCCATGGTGGAGGTAAGGATTGCCATGGAAACCTGTGGAGCAATTGCAGATATAGCCTGGTAAACTGGTGGAGTTGAAACATTCACTGTTGGTGCTGCGGCATGCATATGAAGAATGGTTTCTCTTAGCTTCCTCGCAGGTCAGCTCCAATTAATTGGTGCCAAAAGACAAAACGAAGACTTGCCAAGAGAGTCCGTCAACGGTTGATTAAGTCAACGACAAGGATAGAAGCCGGATGGGTATGGAAGAAAATTACCAGCGTCGATTGCAAAACGCAGTGTGTCAGAAGAATCGCTTGGCAGTCGAGACAAAGATTTTTGTGACGCGTGATAGGTTGATTATAATGTTTCTGTGAACCAAGTTTCCCTCCTAAAGCTACACTCGAAAGCCATCTCATAAAACTATTTAGGAGACTCGGATCTGAATATTCTTTTGCTTTTATAATTTCTAGACCTATAATCTATTAGAAATGTACAGTAATAACATTTTATGCGTTATATATTTATGTCTTTAATATTTTGCATGAGGATTAACAGAAAAGAAAAAGCTGCGGTATTACTAAAACATATTTAGTCTTTGAATTCAACCAATTAAACTCTTAATAcacagtattattattattagcaaaaatacaaagaaatataaaattatggTTTTTGAGCATTTTGTAACAGTACTTTCCTGCTATCTTTTTTTCACGGGAGTCAACCTAAAATTGATTGCTGACTTTTCTACATGAAAAGTCACATCATCAACATTGATTGCTGACATTTCCTGCTTACTGCTCACTGACTGATATGGACGAGAGGTGGAATATTTAGCTACTCAAAGATGGTGACATGTTACTTGTACTGTGTTTTAATTATTAAGGTCAGTAAAGTTTTTTGATGATTATTAATTATACGAaatcttatatattatattaataagtttttttttttattattacattaaatggTGTATAGGATGCTCACATGAATTCGAATCGAGACCCATCAATTGTGAAACAGTACAATAACCATTAAAATGTCTCaatagatatattatattaagCTGTTAGTCACATGCCTTATATTTAAATTCGATCGTCCGATGAAAATTAGTTCGAaagataaacaaaaaaagaagaaagggaaGTGAATATAGGCCTCGAAAGGTTAAAGAGAAAGATATTGAATTTATATGCAATAGTAGAAGAAGATAATGGGTTATCTGGAGACCTATCCAAAGATCTTTTATTATCTTATTAGTACGAAAAGTAGTCATCAAATTTGTTGGAATACTGATGATGACCTATCAAAAGATCTCTTATATATCTCGTTATCACGAGAAGTAGTCATCAAATTTGCTGGGACATGATGATGACCTATCAAAGAATCTCTTATATATCTCGTTACCATGAGAAGTAGTTATCAAATTTGTTGGGACGATGATGACCTATCAAAGGATCTCTTATATATCTTGTTACCGTGAAAAGTAACAATCAAATTTGTCGAACAcaaaaaatgatatattttcaATGTGAGAGTTCAGGAGAATATAGTGTACGAGTAGTATAGCTAACTATTtttcaaagcaaaaaaaaattattacgatgataatatattttttaaaaaataaaaataaaataaattttatattatattaaatgacgCACAGGATGCTAGTTAAATCTGAGACTTATTATTGTATAATAATAAGTTAACGAATCAGATATTTTAATAGAGACTACACTACTCCACTCCATGTCCTCATTATTTAGCTTCGTGACAcatcaataatttttatttttggaatTTATTACGAATTCTCAGCTGCTACATAGCACAGTGTTAGAATCCATAATATTCTTAATTATCCAGAAGTAAACGGAGAATAAATAAGTTTCAAGAGAAGCACCAACCTAAACATTTATTTGATCCTGCTAATATGTCTTTACTCTAAAGTTCTTCATCTTCCAACTTCTATATCAAATCCTATTTTATTCTGTAAACTATGGTATCCTGTAGTGTATAAGGTGGGAACCGTTGATGATTCACCAAGCAATCTTTCACAGTCTTCAGGAACACGTTGCATCGAAGAACGTCGTCGGAGCCATCTTAGTACATGGAGCTTCTCAGTCACTTCTCTTATTGTGGGCTTTATCTCCCCCACCACTCGAACACTTCTTTTCAAACCCGACAATTTCTTGGAGGATATCCAAACTCTCCTCCCCTGTGATTAAATCATCCAAAATCACGTTTGAGTTTG encodes:
- the LOC135628577 gene encoding putative wall-associated receptor kinase-like 16, with the protein product MGSTQPLFAFLLLLLLLTLLQATTPVASAPPSPNVLLPRCKATCGGTSIPYPFGIGHGCFRDGFEVTCEVVNAIPRAFLGGSERNITVNNISLPQGQASMLNDIAWICFNSTGGVVADQISSFNLSGLPFSVSGTRNELRTMGCNVIGILIGGDNYTLGAGCVSGCYEEASIASGSCHGAGCCETTIPEKLDNFTVTFATFDNISSYTDYSPCSYAFIADTDWFYFNKSDLRNHTFRDKYKDGVPLLLDWVAGNQTCEEAKRNLSSYACRSSNSECFNSKSLQGYICNCSTGFQGNPYLQDGCKDIDECSLPTQYPCHGTCSNTAGNYSCSCPKGQSSKDPKSEPCVRDQGIPTSTKIVIGSCVGIVLFITCIFCIILAFQRRKLLREKDKFFHQNGGLRLYEEIRSKQIDTVKIYTKEDIEKATVNFDKSRELGRGGHGTVYKGNLDDGREVAIKRSKVVTEDQSEEFVREMIILSQINHKNIVRLLGCCLEVEIPMLVYEFIPNGTLFEFIHDNDGKLSLLTTRLRIARESAEALAYLHSSASPPIVHGDVKSLNILLDHDYVPKVSDFGASRMMSIDETQFITMVQGTLGYLDPEYLLVRQLTTKSDVYSFGVVLVELITRKKAIYYDGSSQGKGLASSFIEAMKDSRLEEILDDQIMGKENMNVIQEIAELAKECLNMNGDERPTMRQVAEKLHMLGGFLQVSSTHHAPEECEALLGESSMSSTLDSVGYHSLENKLGFDVKAGR
- the LOC135628679 gene encoding wall-associated receptor kinase 3-like gives rise to the protein MIILSQINHKNIVKLLGCCLEVEIPMLVYEFIPNGTLFNFVHGNDGKLIPLTTRLRIARESAEALAYLHSSASPPIIHGDVKSLNILLDHNYVPKVSDFGASRMMSIDETQFITMVQGTLGYLDPEYFLVRQLTAKSDVYSFGVILVELITRKKAIYYDGSSQGKALVFSFVEAMKDSRLVEILDDQIMGKENMDVIQEIAELAKECLNMNGDERPTMREVAEKLHMLGGFLQVSSTHHAPEECEALLGESSMSSTLDSVGYHSLENKFGFDVKAGR